One Rhinolophus ferrumequinum isolate MPI-CBG mRhiFer1 chromosome 10, mRhiFer1_v1.p, whole genome shotgun sequence genomic window, CAGTGACAATAGTGGCCCCACAGGGTGCTCTCAGAGGTGTGACCTCACTTAGTCCTGAGTGAACTGTGGTGCTGGCACCAGAAATGGGCCTGaaggggcagagccagaactCACACCCAGGGCTCTGTCTCCAGAGCTGATGTGCTACCGTAGCCAGTGTCTTCGTGACTGGTGAGGGAACGTCTGGTCCTCTGTCCCTGTGAGCAGCCCCTGGCAGGAGGTGGCCAGCGTGGAAACCCTTTCTGACGGTTCCATGAGCAGGAGAACAATAATGGCAGCAGGCCTTTCTCTTGCCAACACTTCGGCTTCCCACAGAGGGAGCTGACTCATGccacaccctccccacccccatctcgcTCTAATGAGCTCCTCCTTGTTCCAGAGTGCTGCCAAGATGATCAAAGAGACGATGGACAAGAAGTTCGGCTCCTCCTGGCATGTGGTGATTGGCGAAGGCTTTGGGTTTGAGATCACACATGAGGTGAAGAACCTCCTCTACCTGTACTTCGGGGGGACCCTGGCTGTGTGTGTCTGGAAGTGCTCCTGACActgtcccctccccctgcccccgtCCCCTTCAGGGCCTTTTCCTGCCATTCACCTGGCATGGGGAGCAGGCCCAGGCAGGTGTCGGTTGTTTGAAGGAGAGCCGAGGGTCTTTCTTTTGTCCTGTGTAGCAGTGTCCTGAGCCACGCTCAGTGTGAATTCGTCGACATCTCTACCCCCAAACTCCCAGGCAGGGAGGTGTGACAGGGTAGGAGGAGGGTGGCGACAGGGAACCTCTCTTGGGGTCTCGTGTCCCCTCGCATCCCAGGAGCCTCCTGCCCGTCCACCCCCAGCACTGCTGGCAGGTGTCCACTGTCCCTGTCTTTACTGGCCGTGTGCAAATGGCCCCGAGCAGGAGCCTCTCCTCTCCGGGAGCACGGACAGCTTCTCTCCTTGTCCTCTGGAGAAGTGGTGACTCCCCAgaagccccttccccaccctgagCCCAGGCTGAACAACCACTGCATCGCATGGGAGCAACAGCTGCCTAGCCTGGGCTCCGGCCTGAGGGCCAAGCAGCCTTTCCCcatcccctcctccctgcccttcccagccACCAGGCCCATGAACCTGTTCCACTGCCCCACCCGTGCAGTTCATGACCAGTGGCTGAGGGGGTGGGAACCGCGATGGAGCAGTTTCTCGAGGTGTCGCGGAGCCTCCGGTGAGCCGCCTGGGCCAGGAGTGCGCTCGCCATGAGGCCTGTCTCAGCAGGGAAACCTGGCCTGCCAGTTACTTCTCATCAGGGACCGCAtgctgatttgtacttcttatctCTGCTgggttttctatattctttttgaGTGTGGGGAGAAGGGTTTTAGTAGAAGGGTGAATCCTATTTTACATAGCggtcttatttatataaatgtcttggtttttacaattaaaatggccaaaaacTGATCTCAATCTGTTGCCTCTTGAGGTTGGGGGAAGATGCGATGCGGACCCTCAGGCTGTGGTGGGTCCTGGGGGCCCAGAGAGGCCCCTGGCTAGACAGCGAGGCTGCTGGGAACCCTGTGCCAGGCAGCGCCCCCTCCCCTGTACGTCCGGGTGTGGGCTGAGTGCAGGCGGGTGGGGCCATGTGGACACTGATGACAGCCTTGGTGGCCAGAGGCAACTACTATAAGGACGCATAATTTTATTCAGTTCCAAGATGTTTATTCAACAGCTATTGAGTTCCCGGCCCTAGGAAGGTGGATGCAaagatggaaaagccactgaCCCTGCCCTCAGTGAGCTCACCGTTGATTGCAAAGCAACACTCAACCCAGTTGTTTAGCTGGATGTGGAAACTGACACGGTGAAAGCTAGGAcagggccttctgggaggggaaggagggaccCCACGCCCAGCCTAGGGAGTAAGGGGCTCTGGCAGGGTGAGGCCTGAAAGCCAGTCTTGAAGGGAGAGTGGGATTTGCCAGGGGAGCGTGTGCTCCAGGCCAAGGCCTGAGTCACTGCAGAGGCGGAAGTGGCTTGAGGATGCGGGAGATGCACTGCGGGACCACGCAGCCCCTTCAGCCCGGGCTGGCCTCGGAATCCGTCTCACAGCCGAAAATGCTGGATAAGGGAAGAGCTGGGCACCTGTCCTTCTCCCCAGCCCTGTTTCCTCGTGTCCACTGAGCTCTCCTTAGAGGGCCCACCCCGGACACTCAGGCCTGGCAGTCCTGGCGCCTGGCCCAGTCACGCCCTTGTGAGGCTGAGGGTCCGATTGTAATGAGATCTGTCAACAGATCTGCGGGGCGGCGGCGTGTCAGGCTGCTCACGCTTGCTCGGACAAAGGCCAGTGTGTGAGCAGGGAGAGGAGCGCTGTGCGTTCCCTCGTGAACTTAACAAGTGCTTGAACTTCACAAGGACCAGCTCTGGGAGGCACGTGATGCGGGGTTCCCACTTCCGTGCACACCTGCTGTGTGCAGGTCCTGAGCTGAGTGCAGGGCAGCAGACAGAAACAGAAGTCGAGGTCACTGCCGCACAGCTGGCCATCTGGTCGGACGGCTCGTGGGCTCTACCTGGAGTGGGTCCTGGCCTTCTGGGACGTGGGGCAGGGACATGCAGAGGCGAGGCAGGCAGCTTCTTCACCTTGCACCTGCGCTGGCCCAAGCCCTGCAGCACACCAGGTGCTGCTGGAGAAACTGGCGACATGCACAGATATAGGAAGAAAGTAGAGGGGGCGCCAGGGCCTGGAATAGCTGCAGTTTATTAACCGCCTGCTTTGCGTCTGTTCTCTCCTCTAATCTGCCATGCGTGGTGCCGAAAAGCAACGGTGGCCCAGCCCGAACCAGGcggtgggggtggcggtgggagTGTGGGCTCTGAGGCCTACAAATCTGGCGCAGGCCCCACTCTGCTCTTCCTTACCTCCCTGGGCCGTGGTTGCCTTGTCTGTAGAATGAGAACAAAAAGCACCAGCCTCCTGAGGTTGCTAGGAGTCTCCGCCTGTGTCTGGAGCAGGTGTGTGCTCTTACTGTCTTTACTGCTCACGCTTGGCCATGCCACTTTTCTTCCCACCTATGGACAGGGTGCTGATACAACCAGCTCCCCCAGGACCCGGTGGTAATTCAGGGAGACTGGGCTTGTCAAGGGCTGGCTCTAGCAGGCACGCGACACAGTGGTCCCACTTCCGTCCAAGGCAGTAGACCCCCGCCCCACTTGCCTCCCTCTGCGGCTCCCAGAGAGTGTTGTGCTCTCTGCTGGGTCAGGTCAGGTGACCGGGGACCATGGCAACTGTGCTTCCCAGGGATTTCTTTTCTTGACCTCAGTCACTTTACTTCCCTCCACTCCCCGCGGCCCGTGCTAGCCATAGTCACCTTGACCTTCCTCACAGGGCTCTCCCTGCTCGTGGCCTGTAAGTCAGCAAGCATTGCTGATGGGGGCTGAAAAGGCAAGGGACAGGACAATGACAAATGCACCCTCCTTGGCAGCCAATGGCTCACAATCTATGGAGGGAGACAGACCCAGGAACAGAAAAGCAGGATGCATTTAAGTGATCTggtcagagaagagagagggtGGGGTTCAGGGGAATGCGGGGTTCAGAGAAGAGAGCACTCTCACTGCTTGGGGCACAGGGGAAGGCACTGAACTGGGCCTCGGCGTTTTCCGGGGATGGGTGGGACGGGGTGGATGCCGGGAAAGGCACCGCTGGTTGAGGGAGCAACGGCACAGGCAGAAAAAGGGTGGTATGAGGAAGCCAGGGAGGTGCTCGGGGAGGGGAGGAGATTCGAGTGGAGCTCACAAAAGGGCGGAAGAGGGACTGAAAGTGGGCTTCAAGACGAAGAAACTTCCCTCTGTTGAGGGCCCCCCACTTGGCAGGCACTGGGCTCCCTTCCTTATGACCATGATGTCCTGTATCTCCAAAAGACCTCCAAGGTGGTAATCACTGTCcccatttacaaatgaagaaactgaggtatggAGGATgcgttatcttttttttttctttttcttttattggggaaggagaacaggactctattggggaacagtgtgtacctccaggactttttccaattttttccaagtcaagttgttgtcctttcaatcgtagctcagctccaggtccagttgccattgctggttgcagggggcgctgcccaccatcccttgcgggagtcgaggagtggaactggcaaccttgtggttgagagcccactggcccatgtaggaatcgaaccggcagccttcggcgttaggaacacggagctccaaccgcctgagccaccgggccggccctggatGCATTATCTTGCCCAGCACCCATCTAGGAAGCAACTCGAGCCAGGACCCGGACCAGGGCCTGCTGGCCTCCACCATCCCTGCTCTTCCCAGCACAACTGCATTCACAGGCCTTGTTTGCTGCCAGCCCGCCAAGAGCTGGGGTCCCCACAGCCTGTCCCCAGTCCATCTGGCTCCTGGCCACTTCCTCGGGCCTGCACCTCACCCTCCACTCACCGCAGCGCCCCAAGCCTTTACTTAGGAGAGGCAGTGACCACAGCCCTACAGCAGCTGCCGCCCTGCCTCTCTGCTGTCGTGTGTGGGGCGTGGTGGCTCGCCCATAACACCTCACTCCTCTCGGCCGGGCCCAGCCAGAGTCCATGTGGGGGAAATCGGCAGCCTTGTCCAGACACATCTGGAGGTGGGGTCACTGTCCCCAACCTGCAGGGCCACGTCCCTCTGCCTGGGAGAGCAGCAGGCACCAGCCAGATCAGAGAGAGTGAAACATTGGTCTCCCCACCGGAGCCTGCACAGACTCCAGAACCATTGGcctcacggggggggggggggggggggggggggggggggcgaggcTGGGAAACGGCCCCATGGCAACCCAGGCAGTGGGCATGCTGCCTTTGAAGCTCTCCGTGGGGCCTGTGGAGAAACCTGGTGAATATTTAATGTTGTCTTAGAAGCGATGCAGAGAAGCTCCAGGATCCCACTTAAcctacttcctcctcctctggaAGGAAGGCAGGGCTGTGTCCCCTTGGGTGGTGGGACCCCAGCCCAAACCATCGCCCCCCAGCAGGAGTAACTGAGCTGTGTAGCAAGGCTTAGATCCCTCAGAATGAGAAGCAGGCAACATCTGCCGGTGCCCTTCAGATCCCTCCCCCAAGTTTGGGAGGGGAGTtgtcctgttttccttttgttcttctcATCTCATATTTAAAGCAACCACCTCCCACTGCCAGCTGCTGTCTTCCATCCTTAgaaaggtgggaggtgggggtggaaagACAGCTTAGGAGGCAGAAGATCTGAAGATCTGAATTAGTATTAATAATATTCCCAAACTATTGGTGCCCCAAGTTTGCACCAATACTTGCACGGAGCATTTTCCAAACACTGTCTCATTTCACTCTTATATCCACTCTGTGAGGAGATACCATCACtatcccccttttttctgctgaggcactgagtcccagagaggttaagctccaggccacacagctattaagtggcagagccaggattcaccATAGACCAGGCCTGTGCCACCAGAGCCCAACTCTAAAACCTCTCCAAGGGTCAGCCTGCCAGCTGGGACAAGCCACTTCTCGAATCTTCTCTGTTCCCTCACCTACAAAGTAGGGTTCACAGCTCCTGCCCTGCATCCTTCCCAAGGTTACTACAGGGCACTAGGGAGATGTGGAAGTGCTTTAAAGTTGAAAGGATTTGGGTCAGAGCCAGTCTAGGGAGCCATCCCCCAGCCTTgggatggttggttggttggatggatgg contains:
- the DNAL4 gene encoding dynein axonemal light chain 4 yields the protein MGEAEGKKEEADYKRLQTFPLVRHSDMPEEMRVETMELCVTACEKFSNNNESAAKMIKETMDKKFGSSWHVVIGEGFGFEITHEVKNLLYLYFGGTLAVCVWKCS